CTGACGTAGCTGACGAGTTTCTAACAACTCAGGAACTCGGTGTGCAAATTTTTCGACAACATGAGTAAGAAATCGAACAGCACCCGCAGTTAACACCTCTTCAACTTGAGGCAAATGCGGCTTAGTAATGGTTATTTGTTGTTCTTTAATTGTCATGGTATCAGTCATAGTTTGCGCCTCCGGCAAAATTACATTTGTAACTAAAACACTACGATTTAGTATTTATGTATCATCCTGTGGATTACTTTTCTGGCTTACGCTTATTACATTCTCGAAAGTCCGAATCAATTACAACCCCGACTAAAGGCTAATAAAGACTCGAAAAGCCAATAAAACATCAGTAAAAATCCGTAAATTGAGTTATGAGTAAATGCTCTATAGATATGATTGTCAAAATTTAATTTTTACAATCAAGCAACATTAAAACGCTCGTAAGATCTAAATATTACGTAATTAAATTACAAAAAATAAAGTTGTAAAATTTAACATGTAAAATTCACAGTTTTAATTTCACAAGTAAAACAGCAGGATAGAAGTGAATATTATAAAAGGAGGTGTCACAACCTAAGCACACAAGTCAGAAGTGATGACTGACAACAAGAAGAGATAAAACAAACTGATTTGAAGTAATATTATTTAAATATAAAGAAGTGAGAATGCGATCACGATTTTCTTTCATTATTCAAAAGTAGAAAGGCGACTATTTATAAAAATAAATAATCGCCTTGTATAAAGAAATTCACTATAAAATATCTTCGACAATATCAGCTAACTGATGAAATGCTTGTAAACGAGATGAACTTGGACGCCATACTAAGCCAATATCACGTGATGCTTCTTGGCCTGGCGGCTCAACGACAACTAAGTTTTGATTATCGAGTAATCCATGCTTAATCGCCATTTGAGGAATAAAAGTAGTGCCTAACCCATTAGCAACCATCTGTACTAATGTGTGCAAACTTGTCGCTGTGAATGGATTAATTTTTTCTCGTTTCGTTAACTTACACGCTGAAACAGCATGTTCTGTTAAACAATGCTCTTTCTCTAGCAAGAAAACAAACTCATCAGGCAAATCATCATAGCGGATAGGCGTAGAAATAGAACTCGCTTGGTCTTTGCTAATTACCATTTTAAATGGATCTTGACCAACAATCAGACTTTCCATTCCTGCAATATCAACAGGAAGAGCAAGAATCAATACATCTAATTGCCCTTGTCTTAATGCCGCTAATAAATTCGTTGTCGTATCTTCTCTTAGTAATAAAGTGAGTTGAGGGTATTTTTCATTCACCTCTTGCACTAAATCACATAATAAAAAAGGCGCAATAGTCGGTATGCAGCCAACACGTAATTGACCTTGCATTGAATCACCTTGACATAAAGACCCTAACTCAATCAGGTCTTGGCCTTTTGCCAACAATTCTCGTCCTTGCTCTACGACTCTTTCACCTACAGGGGTGAAAACAAGTGTTTTTTTATCTCTTTCATATAATGTACAACCGATCAATTCTTCAAGGTTTTGTATCCCTTTACTTAGGGTTGATTGGCTAACAAAACATTTTTCTGCAGCTTCACCAAAATGACGCGTTTCGTGCAGAGTAATGAAGTAGTGTAGCTGTTTTAATGAGGGCCATTTATTCATCGCTTTTCTCGATTACATCAATCTATTTAATTCGCTTTTTTCAATCATACCTTTTGTACTATAGTTTGTCCCGTCGAAACATTTGTTATGAAAAAACAAAGCCAAACAAGAAGTTTGGATATCTAACTTTTTAGGAGATTCAAAAATGGTACTAGTAGGTCGTCAAGCACCAGACTTTACTGCTGCAGCTGTTCTAGGTAACGGTGAAATCGTTGATAACTTCAACTTCGCAGAATTCACTAAAGGTAAGAAAGCGGTAGTATTTTTCTACCCACTAGACTTCACTTTCGTTTGTCCATCAGAGCTAATCGCTTTTGACAACCGTCTAGAAGATTTCCAAGCGAAAGGCGTTGAAGTAATCGGTGTTTCTATCGATTCTCAATTCTCTCACAACGCATGGCGTAACACTGCTATCGAAGATGGCGGTATCGGTCAAGTTAAGTACCCTCTAGTTGCTGACGTTAAGCACGAAATCTGTAAAGCATACGACGTTGAGCACCCAGAAGCTGGTGTTGCTTTCCGTGGTTCTTTCCTAATCGATGCAGACGGTCTTGTTCGTCACCAAGTAGTTAACGACCTTCCACTAGGCCGTAACATTGACGAAATGCTACGCATGGTAGACGCACTAAACTTCCACGAGAAGAACGGTGAAGTTTGTCCAGCACAATGGGAAGAAGGCAAAGCAGGTATGGACGCATCGCCAAAAGGTGTTGCATCGTTCCTATCTGAACACGCTGACGACCTAAGCAAGTAATTCTATTAGAGCTCTTACCACA
The Aliivibrio fischeri ATCC 7744 = JCM 18803 = DSM 507 DNA segment above includes these coding regions:
- a CDS encoding hydrogen peroxide-inducible genes activator encodes the protein MNKWPSLKQLHYFITLHETRHFGEAAEKCFVSQSTLSKGIQNLEELIGCTLYERDKKTLVFTPVGERVVEQGRELLAKGQDLIELGSLCQGDSMQGQLRVGCIPTIAPFLLCDLVQEVNEKYPQLTLLLREDTTTNLLAALRQGQLDVLILALPVDIAGMESLIVGQDPFKMVISKDQASSISTPIRYDDLPDEFVFLLEKEHCLTEHAVSACKLTKREKINPFTATSLHTLVQMVANGLGTTFIPQMAIKHGLLDNQNLVVVEPPGQEASRDIGLVWRPSSSRLQAFHQLADIVEDIL
- a CDS encoding peroxiredoxin C produces the protein MVLVGRQAPDFTAAAVLGNGEIVDNFNFAEFTKGKKAVVFFYPLDFTFVCPSELIAFDNRLEDFQAKGVEVIGVSIDSQFSHNAWRNTAIEDGGIGQVKYPLVADVKHEICKAYDVEHPEAGVAFRGSFLIDADGLVRHQVVNDLPLGRNIDEMLRMVDALNFHEKNGEVCPAQWEEGKAGMDASPKGVASFLSEHADDLSK